AATATAAGGTGACTAATTGCAGCCGAGCCAAAGTTAAAAGGTCTTTATTCTGAAGTTGTTCAGCAATATTGATATTTTTTTTTACATATCGAATCGCCGAATCTGAATTGAATTTCTGATATTCTAAGTATAAGGTTTTGTTGTAATTGTACTCCTGCTCTTTGGTTAAAGTTTCAGATTTTATTTTTTTAAAGTTTAAAATACGTTCTTCTTTGAGTTTAACGTAATGCTGTTTGTTTTTAATAGCATTGTTTAATTTATCCAAAATAACATCTTCGCTATCCAATGCAAAAACTGGAAAGCAGCATAAAAAAGCACAAAGCAGTAAAAGGTGGTTCTTCACTGGAAAAAAGATAGATAGTTTTTGAGCAAATATATAAAAAAGGTTCTGAGGTTCTAAGTTACTATCCCAATAGTGATGGGATTCAGTTTTTCTTTTGGCCACGAATTACGCCAATGAACACAATTTTTTAAAATCTTAAATTAGTGAGAATTAGTGCAATTCGTGGCAAAAAAAACTTTTTAGCAATTAGCAATTGGCGCCGCTAAACAGCTTTCGGGAATATCAAAAGCATTTACAAGAGCAACCGCATCCGGACGAATGTCCCAACATAGCTGATTAACCATTTTTCGGATTGCTTTTGTTTTCACGGCTTCCATATAACCATCTTCCAAATACCAAGCTTTATTTTTTTCCAGTTGAGAAAGAGCAAATAATTGATATAATCGGGTTAGGATTTGTTTTGAATTTTCGTCTTCAATAGCTTTTAAAGCTTCCTGAAACTGTTCTAAAACAATACGTTCCAAATAGGCCTGCGCCACATCAATCATTTGATGCTGTACAACATTGAAGGCATCATAAGCTTCTAATCCGCCATCAACTAATTTTTTGATACGTCTGGCAGCAGAAGCTAATATTGTTTTTTCTCTATGTACGAATGCCTGTAAATGGAATTCACTGTCCAGTAAATGTTCGTCTTCTGTTCTTCTGGTTGCAATTGGATTTTTTTCGGCAAGAGCCGTTTTAGCATTTTCATATACATAGTTAATAATGCCTAAAGATCCCATTTCTCCAAATGATTTTCTAAATTCAGACAAACGGTTTTTTGCTACCAATTGCATTAAAACGGTATTATCACCTTCAAAAGTGGTGTAAATTTCAGTATCATTTTTCAAGGCGTCAATTCGGTTTTCAGATAAATATCCTTTTCCTCCGCACGCTTCACGGCATTCCTGCAAAATATCTCTTGTGCTCCAAGTTGAATATGATTTCATACCGGCTGCCAAAGCTTCGATTTCCTGCATTTCTGCTTCGGTTCTGTTCAAAAATCTATTGGTTAAATATTGAAGCGCAAAATGGACTGCGTAGGTTTTCGCCAAATGTGGCAATAATCTTCGCTGATGCATTCTGTAGTTTAAAATCGGAACTTCTGATCCGCCTTCAGGTCCGAATTGTCTTCTCTGGTCGCTATAGCGAATGGCAATTGTTAAGCCTGATTTGGCTGCAGCCAAAGCTGATCTTGGTATTCCGATTCTTCCTCCCACCAAAGTTCCTAACATCGTGAAAAATCTTCGATTGTCACTCGGAATCGTACTTTCGAATTCTCCTTTTTCATTTACTGAAGCAAAACGATCCAGCATATTTTCTTTTGGAATTACAACTTTGTTAAAACTTATGGTTCCGTTATCAACGCCGTTTAATCCCATTTTATGACCGCAATCTCCAATCGTAACTCCGTTTAGAACATTTCCTTCAGTATCACGTAACGGCACTACAAAGGCATTTACCCCATAATCATGACCGTCAATAATAAGTTTTGCGAAAACAGTTGCCATTTGTCCGTGAACTGCAGCGTTTCCGATATATTCTTTCTGGGCGTTTTTATTTGGCGTGTGAATGACAAACGTTTGATCTTTATGATTATAAGTTGCTGTGGTTTCCAAACCTTTTACGTTTGATCCGTGATGAGTTTCGGTCATGGCAAAACAACCTGGAAGTTTTAATGAACCAATATCTTTTAGATATTTTGCATAATGTTTTTCGGTTCCAAGCGACTGAACGCTCATTCCCCAAAGGCCAAATTGTACTCCAAATTTAATCACTAAACTCAGATCATGATAACTCAGCGTTTCCATAATGGCAAAATAATCTTCTACATTTCCCCCTCCGCCGTATTCTTTAGGATAAGCCATATTTCCTAAATTTTCATCG
This is a stretch of genomic DNA from Flavobacterium endoglycinae. It encodes these proteins:
- a CDS encoding acyl-CoA dehydrogenase family protein, which produces MKNTKLQAFTPLFYLVWSDDLLTHKEFVTLKGFINSLPALSDDEKEFLLSKVDIANPPSRNELTQWKQDIEKSIADKSSIKSIFDIANALSGDDLDVGPIEADFRKLENDLGILGEEALQNFKTKASSFTANSQTSKNFDIKKITEFLDGKEAPIIKKVKSVISRPEFAYETSTDINVFRETVYNWCKILADENLGNMAYPKEYGGGGNVEDYFAIMETLSYHDLSLVIKFGVQFGLWGMSVQSLGTEKHYAKYLKDIGSLKLPGCFAMTETHHGSNVKGLETTATYNHKDQTFVIHTPNKNAQKEYIGNAAVHGQMATVFAKLIIDGHDYGVNAFVVPLRDTEGNVLNGVTIGDCGHKMGLNGVDNGTISFNKVVIPKENMLDRFASVNEKGEFESTIPSDNRRFFTMLGTLVGGRIGIPRSALAAAKSGLTIAIRYSDQRRQFGPEGGSEVPILNYRMHQRRLLPHLAKTYAVHFALQYLTNRFLNRTEAEMQEIEALAAGMKSYSTWSTRDILQECREACGGKGYLSENRIDALKNDTEIYTTFEGDNTVLMQLVAKNRLSEFRKSFGEMGSLGIINYVYENAKTALAEKNPIATRRTEDEHLLDSEFHLQAFVHREKTILASAARRIKKLVDGGLEAYDAFNVVQHQMIDVAQAYLERIVLEQFQEALKAIEDENSKQILTRLYQLFALSQLEKNKAWYLEDGYMEAVKTKAIRKMVNQLCWDIRPDAVALVNAFDIPESCLAAPIANC